From the genome of Miscanthus floridulus cultivar M001 chromosome 10, ASM1932011v1, whole genome shotgun sequence, one region includes:
- the LOC136485089 gene encoding uncharacterized protein, giving the protein MRRFHDWYLRVLPTSIDIIQACFPTGTFGSPAGKIVFDFNDMHTCFHLGEMEMNLIRTWCLMQVHIVKQMPSVKAGYVDPQAIAQTNFNYPKRWTLDAKELAAAKTLREKERIRSAKLREESLKVAAYIALAFKNLQQHSTIWLPYNFDNHWICIAVDVGKSMAWVFDSIDKDPATYKDFISILKTAFRFYVSHHHGRHDPARKEKLAIKTLCACPKQRPGSVHCGYYICSMMSNTGAYRRHPLRWREEKGMKRDPYKDDQLLELVGDLCNFILDQIVHVRGAYHDRESDLGTNPQYQHLRETERLALGR; this is encoded by the exons atgagaaggttccatgattggtacttgcgtgttctcccaacgagcatagatatcatacaagcatgctttcccaccggcacatttggaagcccagccgggaaaattgtctttgacttcaatgacatgcacacatgctttcacctgggagaaatggagatgaatctaattcgcacgtggtgcct aatgcaagtgcacattgtcaaacaaatgccaagtgtgaaagccgggtatgtagaccctcaagctatagcccaaacaaattttaattaccctaaacggtggacactggatgccaaagagctagcagctgcaaagactcttcgggagaaagagcgcatccgtagtgcgaagctaagggaagagtcccttaaggttgcggcatacattgctctggctttcaaaaatctccaacaacactctactatatggctaccatacaacttcga caaccactggatttgtatagccgtcgatgtcgggaagagcatggcatgggtctttgattcaatagataaggacccggcgacatacaaagacttcatatcgattctcaagac ggcatttaggttctatgtctctcatcatcacggaaggcatgatccagcgaggaaggaaaagctggctataaaaacactatgtgcg tgccccaagcagaggcctgggagtgtacattgtggatactatatatgttctatgatgagtaacaccggtgcctacaggagacaccccttaagg tggagagaagagaaaggaatgaaaagagacccatacaaggatgaccaactcttagagctcgtcggcgacctttgcaacttcatattggaccagattgtacacgtcagaggcgcctaccatgatcgagagtctgacttaggtacaaatcctcagtaccaacaccttcgtgagactgaaaggctagctctaggacgttga